ACTCACCAAAAGTCGTCAAATAACAACTCCTTCGAGCTGTCAACATCAGCATATGTCATCCATAGAATCAAACGTAATGATGGTTGGTGCAAATAAGAAACAACGAACGGTCCAAGCTAGTTCAAGGAAAGGCTGTATGAGAGGAAAAGGTGGACCTGATAACGCGTCTTGCACATACAAAGGCGTTAGACAACGCACTTGGGGCAAATGGGTCGCTGAGATCCGTGAGCCTAACCGAGGAGCTCGTCTTTGGCTCGGCACTTTCGACACCTCCCGAGAGGCTGCCCTGGCTTATGACTCCGCAGCTCGTAAGCTCTATGGGCCTGAGGCTCACCTCAATATCCCTCATGAGCCCGTAAGAAGTTACCCCGAAACGACACAAACGCCAAGCAGCAACTCGGGTGGAAAAAGCGACTGCTGGGTCAACAAGGAGTCGCCTTGTTCATCTAACGAGATGTCATCGTGGGGAACAAGAGAGGAGATATCATGGGAAAATATGAACGCTGATTTGCCGGTAACGGATGATTCTTCTATATGGGAAGAAGCTACAATGTCGTTAGGGTTTCCGTGGGTTCATGAAGGAGATGATAATTTTTCTGCGTTTAATACTTGTATTTCCGGTGGCTATTCTAATTGGGATTCCTTTAATTTCCCCACTTTGAGGTTTCACTAAACTCTCTTAATTATAAAGACCTTATCATAtacaatatacaaaatatacgtAAAATAATCTGTGATAGGAATATGTCTTTAATAAGCATACAGCATGTGTAAAATATACATCAGCTCCGtgttatatatgtacatatacatGTGGTTGTCTGTAGTGTAAAGCAGATTCTTACtacattaaaaacataaaacagtTGTTTGtctcaaatataaaaatgtgcCATGGCCCATGGGGAATTCTAGAAGTGCAATGTATCTGTTCAATGAAAACGTGAATTAAGTTGTGTAACGGTCAGTGGAAGACTGCATATTTCTCTATTTCCTGTGGGCTTGCCTATTGTCTTGTTTGTTGTGTTGTAtcttttttggttgttgttatCTATTTCCATCTTTTACCTTGGCTAACTTCACGTGTAACCTCTTGCGTTCCTTACTAGCACTGCATGATAATTAATTGGTAATGCACATGTGGCTCGTTTGTGCGCGGCGCGACAATATATATCTTGGCCCATATCTATGGTATCCACTTAGTCGTCGATGCAAACACCAAATCTTGAGCcattaagagcatgattaactcgAAGTTCTTAGAGTGAGATTCTTAACAGAatttaagaaactgtttcttatatttaagaaccggttcttagtttttttagttaaaagttaagaaacagtttcttaacttccgatAAGAACCTCACTTTAAAAACttcgggttaatcatggtcacTGACATATACTATAATTTTGGCTGGATACCTGATGCACTCTCTGCTCATAGAGAGTGGCATATGAAGAGAAAATATGATTGatattttgaaaagttttttttttggtaaaaatattttgataagttgaATTCAGTTTTGacctttttattaaaattcaatttCAAGATTATGGATTCTtaaatattaaatcaacttTTAACAAATCATCCTTTTCTTACTTGAATTTAGATAAAGCTATCCAAATTAAATATCCTGACAGTGATGATAATCGAAAGCATAAATGCAAATTATAACATTCTATTGATGATAGAAAAGCCAAGAAAAACCACAAGAAATGTAATAAAAGGCATAAATATTTCagccaaatataataatattgaaaAGTCCCAGTCCAAA
This Brassica napus cultivar Da-Ae chromosome C6, Da-Ae, whole genome shotgun sequence DNA region includes the following protein-coding sequences:
- the LOC125589149 gene encoding dehydration-responsive element-binding protein 2D-like, which encodes MSSIESNVMMVGANKKQRTVQASSRKGCMRGKGGPDNASCTYKGVRQRTWGKWVAEIREPNRGARLWLGTFDTSREAALAYDSAARKLYGPEAHLNIPHEPVRSYPETTQTPSSNSGGKSDCWVNKESPCSSNEMSSWGTREEISWENMNADLPVTDDSSIWEEATMSLGFPWVHEGDDNFSAFNTCISGGYSNWDSFNFPTLRFH